A genomic stretch from Photobacterium atrarenae includes:
- a CDS encoding DNA-methyltransferase, with translation MSIYKEDAVGWLSTLDTASVDLLITDPPYESLEKHRKIGSTTRLKMSKSSSNQWFDIFPNARFEELLLEIYRVLKQNAHFYLFCDQETMFVIKPLAEKAGFRFWKPIIWDKVCIGMGYHYRARHEYILFFEKGKRKLNDLSIPDILTYKRVYRGYPTEKPVPLLEMLIKQSSSEGELVIDPFFGSGSTMIAANNLNRKFKGNDISPVAHEYFQQRKLSSL, from the coding sequence ATGAGTATATATAAAGAGGATGCAGTGGGTTGGTTGTCAACGCTCGATACTGCGAGCGTTGATTTGCTTATCACTGACCCCCCTTACGAATCTTTAGAAAAACATCGAAAAATCGGGTCAACTACCCGATTGAAAATGAGTAAATCTTCAAGTAATCAGTGGTTTGATATTTTCCCAAATGCAAGATTTGAGGAGTTGTTACTCGAAATATACCGAGTATTGAAGCAGAACGCTCATTTTTATCTTTTCTGTGACCAAGAAACAATGTTTGTTATTAAACCGCTAGCGGAAAAAGCAGGGTTTAGGTTCTGGAAGCCAATTATCTGGGACAAAGTCTGTATTGGAATGGGATATCACTATCGAGCTAGGCATGAGTACATTCTCTTTTTTGAAAAAGGAAAAAGAAAGCTCAATGACTTGAGTATCCCCGATATCCTTACTTATAAGCGCGTTTATCGAGGTTATCCGACCGAGAAACCAGTACCATTGCTTGAGATGCTTATTAAACAAAGTAGCTCGGAAGGAGAATTAGTTATTGATCCATTTTTTGGCTCTGGGTCAACTATGATTGCGGCTAACAATTTAAATAGAAAGTTTAAAGGGAATGATATTTCTCCTGTAGCTCACGAATATTTTCAGCAGCGTAAACTCTCTTCTCTGTAA
- the hipB gene encoding type II toxin-antitoxin system antitoxin HipB gives MIYNPRQLANYLKLLRTRKHLTQAQVAKRVGIKQSTLSSFETNPETTRLQTFFKIIQALELNLEVHERKVAVEAQDDEVW, from the coding sequence ATGATTTATAACCCACGTCAATTAGCAAATTATCTCAAGCTATTGAGAACGAGAAAACACTTAACTCAGGCACAAGTGGCAAAACGCGTAGGTATCAAACAGTCTACGCTATCGAGCTTTGAAACGAATCCAGAAACGACTCGGTTACAAACCTTTTTTAAGATCATTCAGGCACTTGAACTGAACTTGGAAGTCCATGAGCGCAAGGTCGCAGTGGAAGCTCAAGATGATGAGGTATGGTGA
- a CDS encoding HNH endonuclease — protein sequence MSHQYYIDKFQHLNTNNINGRNSPHKVCMLLAVMKLIEEGRITQNRIEFDEPLKAKFSECFAQMRQANDRDTPENPFYHLQSEGFWHLVCHAGVDPKSVKRYSTKTISHVQLDDELFDYMRSPFAATDLKDALTNNLSNLSDLFANWLIGLGKSEKTAKNYLQALQTSLPKWMAEQGLSEPQPLTQIRSYQQFYALAERTKQLDEFKIRNNTGNGMYNAALNAYSRFLADIAQVDLKQDVEDILEDKALSATEKSTLVSTRLGQGRFREQLVNYWHGHCAVTDYAETQMLVASHIKPWRDANNHERLNPYNGLLLLANLDKAFDLGFISFQDNGKVMIARQLEDPEGLGIREDMAVNLHREHKQFLSHHRMEVFRGL from the coding sequence ATGTCTCATCAATACTATATCGATAAGTTTCAACACCTGAACACCAACAACATCAATGGCCGCAATAGCCCGCATAAGGTTTGTATGCTGCTGGCGGTGATGAAGCTGATAGAAGAGGGCAGGATCACGCAAAACCGGATTGAGTTTGATGAGCCGTTGAAAGCCAAGTTCAGCGAGTGCTTTGCCCAGATGCGCCAAGCCAATGATCGCGATACGCCGGAAAATCCGTTTTATCACTTACAAAGCGAGGGATTTTGGCACTTGGTGTGTCACGCGGGTGTCGACCCGAAGTCGGTCAAGCGCTACTCGACGAAGACGATTTCACACGTACAGCTTGATGATGAACTGTTTGATTACATGCGCAGCCCATTTGCAGCGACAGATTTAAAAGATGCACTGACCAACAACTTGAGCAATCTGTCGGACTTGTTCGCAAACTGGCTCATCGGGTTGGGGAAGTCAGAGAAAACGGCAAAGAATTATTTGCAGGCACTGCAAACCTCGCTCCCGAAATGGATGGCTGAACAAGGGCTCTCTGAACCGCAGCCTCTGACGCAGATCCGTTCGTATCAACAATTCTACGCCCTTGCTGAGCGAACCAAGCAGTTGGATGAGTTTAAAATTCGCAATAACACCGGGAATGGCATGTACAACGCAGCACTCAATGCCTATTCGCGGTTTCTAGCTGATATTGCTCAGGTCGATTTAAAGCAAGATGTCGAAGACATCCTCGAGGACAAAGCCCTTTCTGCAACCGAGAAGTCGACTCTGGTCAGTACCCGCTTAGGCCAGGGCCGTTTCCGAGAGCAGTTAGTCAACTACTGGCACGGTCATTGTGCCGTCACGGACTATGCCGAAACGCAGATGCTGGTGGCCTCACACATCAAACCTTGGCGAGATGCCAACAATCACGAGCGTCTGAATCCATACAACGGCCTGCTGCTGCTTGCCAATCTCGACAAAGCCTTCGACTTGGGATTCATCTCTTTTCAAGACAACGGAAAAGTGATGATTGCCCGTCAGTTGGAAGATCCGGAAGGCTTGGGGATCCGTGAGGACATGGCCGTGAACCTGCACCGTGAGCACAAGCAGTTTCTGTCGCATCATCGGATGGAAGTGTTTCGGGGGCTGTGA